The following are from one region of the Abiotrophia defectiva ATCC 49176 genome:
- a CDS encoding peptide chain release factor 3: protein MSLTSQVAKRRTFAIISHPDAGKTTITEQLLLFSGAIREAGTVKAKGKQSKKFAKSDWMEIEKQRGISVTSSVMQVDYDGYQVNILDTPGHEDFSEDTYRTLMAVDAAVMVVDSGKGIEPQTKKLFEVCSMRGIPIFTFMNKLDRDGREPLELVAELEEVLGIDAYPMNWPMGMGKNLLGLYDLYNNRVELRGLDGEEDSYIPLDEDGEAQGDHAFKQSSIYSQAMEDAQLLLEAGNAFDRELINRGKLTPVFFGSALTGFGVQTFFDAFVDLAPAPAAVEAEEEVVVQPTDQRFTGFIFKIQANMNPAHRDRIAFVRICSGKFEQGMNVTLNRTKRTIRMAHTTQFMADSREEVQEAVAGDIIGLYDTGNLQIGDTLYTGNAGLQFKPLPQFTPELFMKVTPKNVMKQKSFHKGIEQLVQEGAIQLYKTYHTEEYIIGAVGQLQFEVFQYRLLHEYNAEVDMTPIGNKIARWIDEKDLNPNMSSSRNLLAKDRFGQPVFLFENAFAENWFKDKYPDIELKKLL, encoded by the coding sequence ATGAGTTTAACAAGTCAAGTAGCCAAGCGCCGGACCTTTGCCATTATTTCTCACCCGGACGCGGGGAAGACGACCATCACCGAGCAACTCCTGCTCTTCTCGGGAGCTATCCGGGAAGCCGGGACGGTCAAGGCCAAGGGGAAGCAATCTAAGAAATTCGCCAAGTCCGACTGGATGGAAATCGAAAAGCAACGGGGTATTTCCGTTACTTCTTCGGTTATGCAGGTGGACTATGATGGCTACCAAGTCAATATCCTGGACACCCCAGGGCACGAGGACTTCTCGGAAGATACCTATCGGACCCTGATGGCGGTGGATGCCGCGGTCATGGTGGTGGACTCAGGGAAGGGGATCGAGCCTCAGACCAAGAAACTCTTCGAAGTCTGCTCCATGCGTGGTATACCGATCTTCACCTTCATGAACAAGTTGGACCGAGACGGTCGGGAGCCCCTAGAATTGGTGGCGGAACTGGAAGAAGTCCTAGGCATTGATGCCTATCCGATGAACTGGCCAATGGGCATGGGGAAAAACTTACTGGGCCTCTACGACCTCTACAATAACCGGGTGGAACTACGCGGCTTAGACGGGGAAGAGGACAGCTATATTCCTCTAGATGAAGACGGGGAAGCCCAAGGTGACCATGCCTTCAAGCAATCTTCTATCTATTCTCAAGCCATGGAAGATGCCCAGCTATTGTTAGAAGCGGGTAATGCCTTCGACCGCGAGCTTATTAACCGGGGTAAGTTGACGCCTGTTTTCTTCGGGTCAGCCTTAACAGGTTTCGGGGTCCAAACCTTCTTTGATGCCTTTGTGGATTTGGCTCCAGCGCCAGCCGCAGTGGAGGCAGAGGAAGAGGTAGTGGTTCAACCAACCGATCAACGCTTTACTGGCTTTATCTTCAAGATTCAGGCCAACATGAACCCAGCCCACCGCGACCGGATCGCCTTTGTCCGTATCTGCTCAGGTAAATTTGAGCAGGGCATGAACGTGACTCTCAACCGGACCAAGCGGACCATCCGCATGGCCCACACCACCCAATTCATGGCCGATAGCCGGGAAGAGGTGCAGGAAGCCGTTGCCGGGGACATTATTGGTCTCTATGATACAGGCAACCTACAGATTGGCGACACCCTCTACACGGGCAATGCCGGTCTGCAATTCAAGCCCCTGCCACAGTTTACGCCGGAACTCTTCATGAAGGTGACGCCTAAGAACGTCATGAAGCAGAAGTCCTTCCACAAGGGGATTGAGCAGCTGGTCCAAGAGGGGGCCATCCAGCTCTACAAGACCTACCATACCGAAGAATACATTATCGGGGCAGTCGGTCAGCTGCAATTTGAAGTCTTCCAGTACCGCCTCCTGCATGAATACAATGCGGAAGTGGATATGACCCCAATTGGCAACAAGATTGCCCGTTGGATTGACGAGAAGGACCTCAACCCTAACATGTCTTCCAGCCGTAACCTCTTGGCTAAGGACCGCTTCGGTCAGCCGGTCTTCTTGTTCGAGAACGCCTTTGCTGAAAATTGGTTCAAGGACAAGTATCCAGATATTGAATTGAAAAAATTACTCTAA
- a CDS encoding nicotinate phosphoribosyltransferase — MNTPVTLLADFYKLSHREQYPAKTEYVYSVLTPRSNERAQFSQHVVVFGIQYYIKEYLIRRFNEGFFQKPKRQVIADYQRFVKHSLGLDPVPVAHLEALHDLGYLPIKISALAEGTRAPIRVPVLTIENTHPDFFWLSSYLETTMLNTLWLPMTSATVADGYRRILESFSLQTTGGVEGVDFQAHDFGMRGMSSEMTSTVSGAAHLLSFLGSDTIPAGCFHEEYYEADCEKAPIIMSIPATEHSVMCAYGEDSEQELFRHLLTDVYPKGFVSVVSDSWDFWRVVGEYLPALKSVILERDGRLVIRPDSGVPEDILCGTVPGFGKGQTPEEKGLIECLWDTFGGQVNDLGYKVLDPHIGAIYGDSITLERAQLILERLAAKGFASSNVVFGIGSRSYQSMTRDSFGFALKATSVVIDGQEKAIFKAPKTDKGGTKKSQKGRVRVYRNDQGQLTYEDGHTRESLAGCDNLLLPVFENGRLLRRTCLEDIRQLLKNK; from the coding sequence ATGAATACGCCAGTTACCCTCTTAGCAGACTTCTACAAACTCTCCCACCGGGAACAATACCCAGCCAAGACCGAATATGTCTACTCAGTCTTGACCCCACGTTCCAATGAACGGGCTCAATTTAGCCAACATGTGGTGGTCTTCGGAATCCAATACTATATCAAGGAATACTTGATCCGACGCTTCAACGAGGGCTTCTTCCAAAAGCCTAAGCGCCAAGTCATCGCCGACTATCAACGCTTCGTCAAGCATTCCTTAGGCTTGGACCCTGTCCCCGTGGCCCACTTGGAGGCCCTGCACGACCTGGGCTATCTGCCTATTAAAATCTCTGCCCTAGCTGAGGGGACTCGGGCGCCTATCAGGGTGCCAGTTTTGACTATCGAGAATACCCATCCGGACTTCTTCTGGTTGTCTAGCTATCTGGAAACCACCATGCTCAATACCCTCTGGTTGCCGATGACTAGCGCCACCGTGGCTGATGGCTACCGCCGGATTCTGGAGAGCTTCAGCCTGCAAACCACAGGTGGGGTCGAGGGCGTGGACTTCCAAGCCCATGACTTCGGTATGCGGGGCATGAGTTCGGAAATGACTTCGACCGTGTCAGGCGCGGCACATTTGCTAAGCTTCTTGGGTTCCGACACCATTCCAGCCGGTTGCTTCCATGAAGAATACTATGAGGCTGACTGTGAAAAGGCACCGATTATTATGAGTATTCCGGCCACTGAGCACAGCGTCATGTGTGCCTATGGCGAGGATAGCGAGCAAGAACTCTTCCGCCACCTGTTGACGGATGTCTATCCTAAGGGCTTTGTCAGCGTGGTGAGTGATAGTTGGGACTTCTGGCGCGTGGTAGGGGAATACCTGCCAGCCCTTAAGTCAGTCATTCTGGAACGTGATGGCCGCCTGGTCATCCGACCTGACTCTGGCGTGCCAGAAGACATCCTCTGTGGGACGGTTCCAGGCTTTGGCAAGGGCCAAACGCCAGAAGAAAAGGGGCTGATTGAGTGCCTCTGGGATACCTTCGGCGGCCAGGTCAATGACTTGGGCTACAAGGTGCTAGATCCTCATATCGGGGCTATCTATGGCGACTCCATTACCCTGGAACGGGCCCAACTTATCTTAGAGCGCTTGGCAGCCAAAGGCTTTGCCAGCTCCAACGTGGTCTTCGGCATTGGCAGCCGGTCCTATCAATCTATGACCCGGGACTCCTTCGGCTTCGCCCTCAAGGCGACCTCTGTGGTCATCGACGGTCAGGAAAAGGCCATCTTCAAGGCGCCTAAGACCGACAAGGGCGGCACCAAGAAGTCGCAAAAGGGTCGGGTGCGGGTTTACCGCAATGACCAAGGTCAGCTGACCTACGAAGACGGCCATACCCGCGAAAGCTTGGCAGGCTGCGACAACCTCTTGCTGCCAGTCTTCGAGAACGGCCGCCTCTTGCGCCGGACTTGTCTAGAAGACATTCGCCAGCTCCTAAAGAATAAGTAA
- a CDS encoding DUF1827 family protein produces the protein MKMIDVTNSHYDLVTKQLECSDASIVKVYTLGPTTVFYSAAPTHKNIIVINKNRPVRAKEIDFAIAKLFQQNNRDNVEILEAHNFVELELRL, from the coding sequence ATGAAAATGATTGACGTCACCAATAGTCATTATGACTTGGTCACTAAACAGCTAGAATGTTCGGACGCATCCATTGTTAAGGTCTACACCCTAGGTCCCACAACCGTCTTCTATTCAGCTGCCCCAACCCACAAGAACATCATCGTCATCAATAAGAACCGCCCTGTGCGCGCCAAGGAAATTGATTTTGCCATTGCCAAGCTCTTCCAGCAAAACAACCGTGACAATGTCGAAATCCTAGAGGCCCACAACTTTGTCGAGTTAGAACTCCGCCTATAA
- a CDS encoding phosphocarrier protein HPr, giving the protein MEKKEFHVVAETGIHARPATLLVQTASKFSADLNLEYKGKSVNLKSIMGVMSLGVGQGADVTITAEGADEKEALEAVTETMKKEGLAE; this is encoded by the coding sequence ATGGAAAAGAAAGAATTTCACGTTGTAGCTGAAACAGGGATTCACGCACGTCCAGCAACTTTGTTGGTACAAACTGCAAGCAAATTCTCTGCTGATTTAAACTTAGAATACAAAGGTAAATCTGTTAACTTGAAATCCATCATGGGTGTTATGTCATTAGGCGTAGGCCAAGGCGCTGACGTAACCATTACGGCAGAAGGTGCTGACGAAAAAGAAGCGCTTGAAGCAGTAACTGAAACTATGAAAAAAGAAGGCTTGGCTGAGTAA
- the ptsP gene encoding phosphoenolpyruvate--protein phosphotransferase, with product MTYLAGIAASDGIAIAPAYLLTEPDLSFERVAVADTDAEVARLDAALAQAKEEITAIRDLALDALGEHEAQVFEAHLLVLGDPELTDQIKNTIRNEKVNAEAALRDVSGMFIQLFKSMEDNPYMQERAADIKDVSERVLAALLGVKLPSPATISEEAIVIAHDLTPSDTAQLNKKYVRAFVTNIGGRTSHSAIMARSLEIPAIVGTKEVTHVVKDGDLLIVDALEGKVLVNPSEAEVAEYRQKAQAFADQKAEWAKLVSAPSVTKDGKHVELAANIGTPKDVAGVLANGGEAVGLYRTEFLYMDSADFPTEDEQYEAYKAVLESMAGKPVVVRTMDIGGDKELPYLELPHEMNPFLGYRAIRISLDQRDMFKTQLRALLRASVHGNLRIMFPMIATLSEFRSAKSFYEEVKAELVAEGVAVADGIQVGIMIEIPAAAVLAHQFAKEVDFFSIGTNDLIQYTMAADRMNEQVSYLYQPYNPSILTLIKHVIDASHAEGKWTGMCGEMAGDQTAVPLLLGMGLDEFSMSATSILKTRSLLTKLDSQEMKALADKAINECTTVDEVEALVAEAVAKATAQA from the coding sequence ATGACATACTTAGCGGGTATTGCAGCGAGTGATGGGATTGCCATCGCTCCTGCTTATTTATTAACGGAGCCAGATTTGAGCTTTGAGCGAGTAGCCGTAGCAGACACTGACGCCGAAGTTGCGCGTTTGGATGCTGCCTTGGCTCAAGCCAAAGAAGAGATCACTGCCATTCGTGACTTGGCATTAGACGCTTTAGGCGAACACGAGGCACAGGTCTTTGAAGCTCACTTGTTGGTATTAGGCGACCCAGAATTAACTGACCAAATCAAAAATACTATCCGTAACGAAAAGGTAAATGCGGAAGCAGCCTTGCGTGATGTAAGTGGCATGTTCATCCAATTGTTCAAATCAATGGAAGACAACCCATACATGCAAGAGCGTGCAGCCGACATCAAAGACGTATCTGAACGCGTACTTGCGGCCCTTTTAGGCGTCAAGTTACCAAGTCCAGCTACCATCTCTGAAGAAGCCATTGTCATTGCCCATGACTTGACTCCAAGTGACACGGCGCAATTGAACAAGAAATACGTTCGGGCCTTTGTAACAAATATTGGCGGACGCACGTCCCACTCAGCCATTATGGCGCGCTCTTTGGAAATTCCTGCCATTGTCGGGACCAAGGAAGTAACCCATGTGGTTAAGGATGGCGACTTACTGATTGTCGACGCCTTAGAAGGTAAAGTACTTGTTAACCCTAGCGAAGCGGAAGTAGCGGAATACCGCCAAAAAGCCCAAGCCTTCGCTGACCAAAAAGCAGAATGGGCAAAACTGGTCTCTGCACCATCCGTAACCAAAGACGGCAAACACGTGGAATTGGCTGCCAACATTGGGACACCAAAAGACGTAGCCGGTGTCTTGGCTAACGGTGGGGAAGCAGTCGGTCTCTACCGGACTGAGTTCCTCTACATGGACTCTGCTGATTTCCCAACTGAAGATGAACAATACGAAGCTTACAAGGCTGTATTGGAATCAATGGCTGGCAAGCCAGTAGTGGTACGTACCATGGATATCGGTGGTGACAAAGAGTTACCATACTTGGAATTACCACACGAAATGAACCCATTCTTGGGTTACCGGGCTATCCGGATTTCCTTGGACCAACGCGACATGTTCAAGACCCAATTGCGGGCTCTCTTACGCGCGTCTGTTCATGGTAACTTACGGATTATGTTCCCAATGATCGCGACCTTGAGCGAATTCCGTTCAGCTAAGTCCTTCTACGAAGAAGTCAAGGCTGAATTAGTCGCTGAAGGCGTGGCAGTAGCTGACGGCATCCAAGTCGGGATCATGATTGAGATTCCTGCTGCGGCTGTCTTGGCTCATCAATTTGCGAAGGAAGTAGACTTCTTCTCTATCGGGACCAACGACTTGATTCAATACACCATGGCGGCGGACCGGATGAACGAACAAGTCTCTTACCTCTACCAACCTTACAACCCATCTATCTTGACCTTGATCAAGCACGTCATCGACGCATCGCATGCTGAAGGCAAATGGACTGGTATGTGTGGGGAAATGGCTGGGGACCAAACGGCTGTGCCACTCCTCTTAGGGATGGGCTTAGACGAGTTCTCTATGTCAGCGACTTCTATCTTGAAGACTCGCTCCCTCTTAACCAAGTTGGACTCTCAAGAAATGAAAGCCTTGGCTGACAAAGCCATCAACGAGTGCACCACTGTTGATGAAGTAGAAGCCTTGGTAGCTGAAGCTGTTGCAAAGGCAACCGCTCAAGCATAA
- a CDS encoding site-specific integrase has protein sequence MQIVYDRIRIDRTALYVFIVEHATGMRIGEILALTNDDIDLDNRIIHIRHSLDYVKTKQIKTTKNESSVRDIVIDPTTTTYLNEIMEDRKNLPRSKKINPNGFIFFNRATQVPISWNNVQKVLDKLCEQVQVTRITTHGFRHSHVSYLLNHDIYDQHVAERVGHADTTMIRKVYDHVLDELKQSPNRKIVDLMDKK, from the coding sequence ATGCAGATTGTTTATGATCGGATTCGGATTGATAGAACCGCTCTTTATGTGTTTATTGTGGAACACGCTACTGGCATGCGCATTGGTGAGATTTTGGCTTTAACTAATGATGATATTGACCTAGATAATCGCATCATACACATTAGACATTCACTGGACTACGTTAAGACCAAACAGATTAAAACGACGAAAAATGAAAGCAGTGTGCGTGATATTGTCATTGACCCTACTACCACAACGTATTTAAACGAGATAATGGAAGATCGCAAAAACTTGCCTCGAAGTAAAAAAATAAACCCTAATGGGTTCATCTTCTTCAATCGTGCAACGCAGGTTCCTATCTCATGGAATAATGTTCAAAAGGTATTAGATAAGCTGTGCGAGCAGGTTCAAGTAACAAGAATTACAACACACGGCTTCCGTCATTCGCACGTCAGCTATCTATTAAACCACGACATTTACGACCAACATGTAGCGGAACGGGTTGGCCACGCTGATACAACTATGATTAGAAAAGTATATGATCATGTATTAGATGAATTGAAACAATCACCTAATAGAAAAATTGTCGACTTAATGGATAAAAAATAA
- a CDS encoding Arm DNA-binding domain-containing protein, which produces MKGLVYMANISKAGKTWRYRVSYYDDAGKRKWITKSGFRTKAEANAVAVKVEADFIQRL; this is translated from the coding sequence ATGAAAGGATTGGTATATATGGCAAATATATCGAAAGCTGGCAAAACATGGCGTTACCGTGTGTCGTATTACGACGATGCCGGCAAACGAAAATGGATCACAAAAAGTGGCTTCAGAACCAAAGCTGAAGCGAATGCAGTAGCCGTAAAAGTGGAAGCTGATTTTATTCAACGGCTATGA
- a CDS encoding Abi family protein, producing MQYDKPFKTYSQQIEILKSRGITVYAEDKLNEHILSTVSYYSLINGYKEELLDKRCNFERFKKEFTIERLYNLHLFDSELQGIVFKYVIAVENSLKTKLSYLVARDYGVHQDNFLDKKHYKNPGSSKADLVSGTISSIKKELKNTKNNPTKFYREGDAKTGKPPKNHIPPWIIIKNIYFSTSVNWYKILKGNKKDEIVNQMLFSKNNALTPDEKKELFAACLKILHQYRNNTAHGNRSITLLERARLPRHLVAKEYGTNMASKNDGATLLDVLIATIILSDDVNRRRLLNEISTYLKLTKKHIPYLIKYLMSISKITDKIISTLEQIDNPLVKNIDSN from the coding sequence ATGCAATATGATAAACCTTTTAAAACCTATTCACAGCAAATAGAAATACTAAAATCAAGAGGAATCACGGTTTACGCCGAGGATAAATTAAATGAGCATATTTTATCAACTGTATCTTACTACTCCCTAATAAATGGATATAAAGAAGAACTACTAGATAAACGCTGTAATTTCGAAAGGTTTAAAAAAGAATTTACGATCGAAAGATTATATAATTTACATTTATTTGATTCTGAGTTGCAGGGGATTGTTTTTAAGTATGTCATTGCGGTGGAAAACTCACTTAAAACCAAATTGTCGTATTTAGTAGCAAGAGACTACGGTGTTCATCAAGATAATTTTCTCGATAAAAAGCACTATAAAAATCCAGGGAGTAGCAAGGCTGATTTAGTTAGTGGTACTATAAGTTCAATAAAAAAAGAATTAAAGAACACTAAAAATAATCCTACAAAATTTTACAGAGAGGGAGACGCCAAAACCGGTAAGCCACCTAAAAACCATATTCCGCCTTGGATCATTATAAAAAACATATATTTTTCAACCTCTGTGAATTGGTACAAAATTTTAAAAGGCAACAAGAAAGACGAGATAGTTAACCAAATGTTATTCTCTAAGAATAATGCGCTAACTCCAGATGAAAAGAAAGAACTTTTTGCTGCGTGCCTAAAAATTTTGCATCAATACCGAAATAACACGGCTCATGGTAACCGCTCAATAACATTATTAGAACGTGCAAGGCTGCCACGCCATTTAGTAGCAAAAGAGTATGGAACAAATATGGCTTCAAAAAATGACGGTGCAACATTATTAGACGTCTTGATTGCCACTATTATTTTAAGCGATGATGTCAACCGAAGAAGATTGTTAAACGAAATTTCCACTTACTTAAAATTAACTAAAAAGCACATACCTTATTTGATTAAATATTTAATGTCTATATCTAAGATCACAGATAAAATCATATCTACCTTGGAACAAATCGACAACCCTTTAGTAAAAAATATTGACAGTAATTAA
- a CDS encoding ImmA/IrrE family metallo-endopeptidase, whose translation MIDEYVDKLYKKLDTHDSKLIAKERKIDVLRLPLDSDTCGLTVRNSRFSTIIINDLINDPLQEYTLCHELGHCIMHQSASTPFMRNFGSSVQVSKNEAEAHRFAFELLRRQYNELNEMPNESVLEFWVRKSVGKVYIKGDNIHVSSH comes from the coding sequence TTGATAGACGAATACGTCGATAAATTATACAAAAAGCTCGACACACACGACTCAAAACTCATCGCTAAGGAACGTAAGATTGATGTCTTACGTTTACCCTTGGATAGCGATACATGTGGCTTAACGGTCAGAAATAGCCGGTTTAGCACTATTATAATCAATGACTTAATCAATGATCCGTTGCAAGAATACACCTTGTGTCATGAATTAGGTCATTGTATTATGCACCAGTCGGCCAGCACCCCGTTCATGCGAAACTTTGGCAGTTCAGTTCAGGTATCCAAGAATGAAGCGGAAGCCCACCGATTCGCATTCGAGTTGTTACGCCGGCAGTACAATGAATTAAACGAAATGCCCAATGAATCCGTCCTGGAATTTTGGGTTAGGAAATCAGTTGGAAAGGTTTATATAAAAGGAGATAATATACATGTTTCAAGTCATTAG
- a CDS encoding helix-turn-helix transcriptional regulator yields MTIAQLERILDFSGGSIARWDKSRPSVDKLQKVADYFEVSTDYLLGRTDEPYYKLTEKEKLDIGKEVDLLLDGLSTQAEVNFYGEPMTDEARASLRAAIQMAMELNKEKAKQAFTPKKYRN; encoded by the coding sequence ATGACAATAGCACAATTAGAGCGCATTTTAGATTTTAGTGGCGGTTCAATCGCCCGATGGGATAAATCCCGACCATCAGTCGACAAACTCCAAAAAGTCGCCGATTATTTCGAGGTGTCTACGGATTATTTGCTCGGCCGGACAGATGAACCGTACTATAAATTAACGGAAAAAGAAAAGTTAGACATTGGAAAGGAAGTAGACTTGTTGCTTGATGGCTTGTCAACGCAAGCGGAAGTGAATTTCTACGGAGAGCCTATGACAGATGAAGCGCGGGCGTCCTTACGTGCGGCGATTCAAATGGCGATGGAATTGAATAAGGAGAAAGCCAAACAGGCGTTCACACCGAAAAAATATCGTAACTGA